The sequence GAACCAAAGGCCTCTGCTAGTCAAGTTCCCTCTGAGGTAATCCTGAATCTGAAGGGTGCTGCCCCGAGTCCTCCAAATGTGGTCAGTGTTTCTCCTGCCCCCCTTGAGACCCCCCTTGAGGCCCCCCTTGAGGCCCCCCTTGAGGCCCCCCTGGCCTCCGTCCCACCTGTTCCTCAAATGCTGTCCATCACTCCAGCCATCACTTCTCCAATCAAAGGCACCCCCATTTCCTCAGCTCTGGCGCCACAGAGTATAAGCTTTAACCTAAAGAGACCTGTTAGTTCACCTGCTCAAAACACTGTAGCTCCTAGCACCCTCCCGGCGCCCCCTGCTTCTCCGGGCTTGCCTCTTCCACCTTTACATCACAGTTCTTTGGATTCTCCTACCCAACCTCTACGTCAGTCAGGTCCTGGTGCTCTGTCAGATCCTACAGTGAGTAACACCATTTCTGTAGGTCCTTCTGCTGTTGAGGCATCCTGTCTATCTGAGAGATCTGcatttcctccccttccttccttccaggcaGGACTCCTTCCTTCCAGGCAGGAGCTGGTTGCTGATTCTCTGGCAGCTCTTTCAGTGGGGGCTCCAGCTTCTGCCCTAGCTCCATCTATTGACCACAGCACCTCTGCTGTTACTGGTATAATCTGCGGCCCTCCTGGCTCCTCAGATACAGCTGCTTCATTGTCTCCTAGCGCCTCTCTCGTTCCCAAAGATTCTTCTAATGCCACTCAGCAGCCTGTGCTAACACAGATTCCTGCTTCTCAAAAAACTGGCTTAAAAGAAACTCCTGTCTCATGTGTTGGAGCGGTCCCGCCTGCTCCGGATAACCCTTCTGCCATTTCTGATGCACCTGCCACTTCCACGTCTCCTCCAGTTCCTTCAGGTCCTGTGGGTAGTAGAGACCTCGCTTCCCCCGCTGTCTCACATGGAGTGCCTGCTGCTCTGGGAGTACCTGTTCCTCCTCTGCTGGCCACTGAAGGCCTTAAAAATCTCATCCCCAATTCTGTACTGGTAGGTGCCCctggctctgcagcccaggcaggaCTCCCTACCAGAAGAGACCCCGCTCTACTACCCTTGGCTCTGACAGCACATAAAGAGTCTCCTCCTCCAAGTGCATCATCTTTGGGGGTACCTTCAGAAGACACTGTAACAAAGATTGTGGAAGGTTCTGCCCTTGGAGTGAGGGCAGCCCTGAGTGCTGACTCCCCAACTGCTGTTGTCAAAACAGAccctgtcagtctgtctgtcaaGCGTCCTGTCGCTGCCCCAGCAGTGgctccatttcttttagaatctTCTGATCCTGAAGAGCTGGCTCCTAAAACTGCCAAAGGTACCTCTGCTTCTAAAGCATCCACTACTACCACTCCACCTCTGGTTCCTTTAGCTTCTGAAGGTTGTCCTATGGCTCCATCTATGGCTTGTCCCCCGACAAATGTTTCTGCTTCTATGACCACTTTGGCATTCGCCCCTGAATTTCCCAAGTCTGTACCCTTTCCTGCTCCTCCCCCAGCTGGAATTTCTTTTTCTGGTGCAAAGACAGTTGATGGTGTTTCCTCTAAGTCATCTTTGGCCTCCTCTCCTGAAGGGCACCCAGGAGACTCGAGTGCTTCTGTGTCTTTGAAAGGCACTCTGGTGTATCCAGCTGATTCCCCATCTTTAGAGACTGGTATGTCTCCTCAGACTAAAAAGCCATCGTCTAAGAAGGGTTCTGCTATCCCAGATGTTTCTCCTGCAAACCTGTCGTCTCTTTCTCCATctgagccttccttccttcctggggcTAGTCTTTCTTTTCAAGGCCCTAAAGACTCACTTAAGCTTTCTCCTGTTTCTCCATCTTCCAAAGGGGCCCCTGTGGAGACTTCTACATCCCCCCAAAAGGTCCCAGCAACCTCGTTCTTCAAAGATGCCCCCACAGTTCCAGCAGAAATTCTTCCTTCCCCCCCAAAGACCACAGAAGCTACAGCTTCCAAACTGGTCTCAGTAATCCAGCCCCCCAAAGTGGCCCCTGTTGTACCAGATGTGACTCCCACCTCTTCCAAAAAGACACCAGCCCCCAAAGATACTTCAGCAGCCCTGTTGCTCCAAAGTGTCCCAGCTGTGACTTCTTCGTCTCCCCCAAAGGCCCCTGTGGCCCCACCTCCTACTGGAACCCCTATTGCTCCAACTGAGACTCCCCCTTCCCTCAATGCCCCAATAACCGCAACCCCCAAAGAAGCTCTAGCAACCTCATCTCCCAAAGTTGCCACTGCTATCCCAGATATGActtctccctccccacaaaaGACTCCAAAATCAGCATCCCCTAAGGAAGCCTCAGCTATGCCCTCCAAAAAGGCACCAGAAAGTGTAGCTTCCAAAGTGTCAGCACCCCAGTTCCCCAGAGAGGCCCCACCTGCACCAGCTgtggctcctccctccccaccaaaGTCTCCAGCAACTGAAGCATCCAGTGAGGCTCTAACAAGCCCATCCTCCAAAGGTACCCCTCCTGCCTTAGCTGAGGGCCCTACCTCTAAAAGGGCTCTCGAAACTGCAGCCCCCAAAGAAACTCCACCTGAAGGGGTCACAGCTACGCCACTAGAGATTTCACCCTCCCCAAAAAAGACCTCGAAAACTGTAGCTCCCCGTGAAAATTCAGCCTCATCCAAAGGGTCCCCTAAGATTGCAGCCCCCAAAGAAACTCCAACCCCTTCAGGCAGGGTCACCACTGTGGCACTGGAGATTTCTCCCCCCAAAACTGGAGCCCCAAAAGAAGTTCCTGTGACCCCATCTCTCAAAGGTGAACCTGCGACTCTAGCTCAGAGTCCTGCCTCCTCTAAAAAGGCTTCCAAAACTACGGCCCCCAAAGAAACTCCAGCAGCCCCATCTGTAGGCATCACAGCTGTGCCACTAGAGATTTCTTCATCCccaaaaaaatcctcaaaaactGAAGCCCCCAAGGAAAATTCAGCAACTCCATCCCAAAAAAAGTCCACAAAAACTGCAGCCCCAAAAGAAATTTCAACCGCACCTTCTGAAGGGTTCACTGCTGCTCCATTGGAGACTGTTCCTTCCCCCAAGAAGGCCCACAAAACTGCAACCCAGAAACAGGGGTCTGGGACCCCATCTCCCATAGGTGCCCCTAATAATCCAGCTCAGAGTCCTACCTCCCCTAAAAAGGCCCCTAAAACTGCAGCCCCCAAAGAAACCCCAGCAGCCCCATCTCTAGAAGGCGTCACAGCCGTGCCGGTGGAGATTCCTCCCTCCTCTAAGAAGGCCCCCAAGACTGCAGCCCCCAAAGAGAATTCAGCAATGTCATCCCCTAAAAAGGCTCCTAAAACTGAACCCTCCAAAGAAACTCCAACCCCATCTGCTGAAGGCGTCACAGCCGTGCTGGTGGagattcctccctcccccaagaaGGCCCCCAAGACTGCAGCCCCCAAAGAAAACTCAGCAACGTCGTCCCCTAAAAAGGCTCCTAAAACTGCACCCTCCAAAGAAACCCCAGCAGCCCCATCTCCTGAAGTTGTCACAGCTGTGCCGGTGGagattcctccctcccccaagaaGGCTCCCAAGACTGCAGCCCCCAAAGAGAATTCAGCAATGTCATCTCCCAAAAGGCCGCCCAAAACTGCAGCTCCCAAAGAAGCTCCAACAACCCCATCTCTCGAAGGGGTCACAGCTGTGCCACTAGAGATTTCTCCATCCTCCAAAAAGACCTCAAAAACTGCAGCCCCCAAAGGAGCTTCAACTCCATCTTCTGAAGGGGTCACAAATGCAACACAGGAGATTCCTCCTTCCCCCGCTACTGAAGCCCCCAAACAGGCTCCTGTTACTCCACCTCCCAAAGGTGCCCCTGCTACCCTAGCTGAGAGTCCTGCCTCCCCTAAAAAAGCTCCCAAAACTGTAGTCCCCAAAGAAACCTCAGCAATTCCATCCTCCCAAAGGGCTCCCAAAACGGCAGCCCCCAAAGAAACCTCAGCGACGTCATCCCCCCAAAGGGCCTCCAAAGCAGCAGCCCCATCTTCTAAAGGAGTCACAGTTGCATCACTGGAGACTCCTTCCCCCAGAAAGACCCCTAAGATGTCAGGACCCAAAGAAACACCTACAGTCCCACCTCCCGAAGGGGTTACAGCTGGGCCACTAGAGATCCCTTCATCTCCCAGAAAGGCCCCCAAAATGGCAGGCCCTAAAGAAATTCCAGCAAAACCATCTCCCCAAGGAGTCACAGCTGTACCACTGGAGatttctccttcctccaaaaagacTTCAAAAACTGCAGCCCCCAAAGAAAATGCAGCAATATCGTGCCCAAAAAAGTCCCCCAAAGCTGCAGCACCCGAAGAAACTTCAACCCAATCTCTTGAAGGGGTCACTAGTACTCCACTGGAGACTGCTCCCTTTTCCCAAAAGGCCCCTAAGATGGCAGGACCCAAAGAAACATCAGCAGTATCTCCTGAAGGGGTCACCATTGTACCACAGGAAAACCCTCCCACCCCACAGAAGGCCTCAGCCACTGCAGCCTCCAGAGCCATCCCTGCTGACACACAGGGGGTTGCTGTCTCCCCCAGGGAGACTCCAGTAACCACGGCTGCTCCCCCAGTCAAGAACCCTTCCTCCCATAAAAAGGCCCCGGTGCCTGTAGCTCTTGAAGAAGCTCCAGCAGCCCTGTCTTCCTCAAAGAGTCCAAAAACACCATCATCCAAAAAGGCACCAAAGAATTCAGCCCCCAGAGAGTTCCCGGCAAGCCCCTCCCTTGAAGTTGCCCCCACTTCACTGCCAGAGAGAGCTCCCTTTCCGCAAAAGGCCCCAGCAGCTGTGGTCCCCAAGGAGAAGTCAACAGCCCAGTCCATCACCCCTGTCTCCACAAAGGCCCCAGCAGCCCTGTCTCCTGGAGGTGCTTCCACTGCCCTAGCTGTGGCTTCCCTTTCCCCAAGTCCCCCAGGGAAGGTCTCTTCCTTCACTAAGACTCCAGCTCCCACATCTCCTGAAGGGGCCCCCGAtgtcccatctcctccaaagGCTCCAGCAACCGAGACTAACAAAGAGATTTCAACAACTCTGTCTCCCAAAGGGGCCCCTACTATCTCTTCTGTGGGTCCTGTCTCCCCCAGAGAGGTATCAGCAGCATCCTCATCTTGCCCCAAGGAGACCTCAGAAACTTCAGCCTCCAAAGGAGTTCTTGCCCCCACCGTTAATGCtccttcagctccaaaaaaagccCCATCCTCCAAAGAGGTTCCCATTCTCTCAACCATCACTTCTTCTTTCCCCAAAGACTCCCCTACTTCCCCAGCCTCTGTCACACGTAGCACAGGGACTGTTGACCCTCAGGCATCTGAAAAGCTCCCAGCAAAGAAAGACCCTACAGCTCTCAAAGAGGTACTTGCTGCACCTGCTCCAGAAAGTGCTCTGGTCTGCACTGCTCCCCTGCAGAAAGGCCTAAGAGCC comes from Onychomys torridus chromosome 20, mOncTor1.1, whole genome shotgun sequence and encodes:
- the Naca gene encoding nascent polypeptide-associated complex subunit alpha isoform X2, whose product is MPGEATETVPATEQELPQPQAETAVLPMSSALNVTAAVVQPGPPPPCSPAPQQSPLVTANQPSPAPSPSISSAPFELPFPRQSPETTAPLGAAPPTPAFLPHLMIGPPISPAALALASPTIGPAQKGARSSPAPVSLVAVAPRSVQKGPISPPHPPTSPSPIAVAAEPGPWASLAPFEPKASASQVPSEVILNLKGAAPSPPNVVSVSPAPLETPLEAPLEAPLEAPLASVPPVPQMLSITPAITSPIKGTPISSALAPQSISFNLKRPVSSPAQNTVAPSTLPAPPASPGLPLPPLHHSSLDSPTQPLRQSGPGALSDPTVSNTISVGPSAVEASCLSERSAFPPLPSFQAGLLPSRQELVADSLAALSVGAPASALAPSIDHSTSAVTGIICGPPGSSDTAASLSPSASLVPKDSSNATQQPVLTQIPASQKTGLKETPVSCVGAVPPAPDNPSAISDAPATSTSPPVPSGPVGSRDLASPAVSHGVPAALGVPVPPLLATEGLKNLIPNSVLVGAPGSAAQAGLPTRRDPALLPLALTAHKESPPPSASSLGVPSEDTVTKIVEGSALGVRAALSADSPTAVVKTDPVSLSVKRPVAAPAVAPFLLESSDPEELAPKTAKGTSASKASTTTTPPLVPLASEGCPMAPSMACPPTNVSASMTTLAFAPEFPKSVPFPAPPPAGISFSGAKTVDGVSSKSSLASSPEGHPGDSSASVSLKGTLVYPADSPSLETGMSPQTKKPSSKKGSAIPDVSPANLSSLSPSEPSFLPGASLSFQGPKDSLKLSPVSPSSKGAPVETSTSPQKVPATSFFKDAPTVPAEILPSPPKTTEATASKLVSVIQPPKVAPVVPDVTPTSSKKTPAPKDTSAALLLQSVPAVTSSSPPKAPVAPPPTGTPIAPTETPPSLNAPITATPKEALATSSPKVATAIPDMTSPSPQKTPKSASPKEASAMPSKKAPESVASKVSAPQFPREAPPAPAVAPPSPPKSPATEASSEALTSPSSKGTPPALAEGPTSKRALETAAPKETPPEGVTATPLEISPSPKKTSKTVAPRENSASSKGSPKIAAPKETPTPSGRVTTVALEISPPKTGAPKEVPVTPSLKGEPATLAQSPASSKKASKTTAPKETPAAPSVGITAVPLEISSSPKKSSKTEAPKENSATPSQKKSTKTAAPKEISTAPSEGFTAAPLETVPSPKKAHKTATQKQGSGTPSPIGAPNNPAQSPTSPKKAPKTAAPKETPAAPSLEGVTAVPVEIPPSSKKAPKTAAPKENSAMSSPKKAPKTEPSKETPTPSAEGVTAVLVEIPPSPKKAPKTAAPKENSATSSPKKAPKTAPSKETPAAPSPEVVTAVPVEIPPSPKKAPKTAAPKENSAMSSPKRPPKTAAPKEAPTTPSLEGVTAVPLEISPSSKKTSKTAAPKGASTPSSEGVTNATQEIPPSPATEAPKQAPVTPPPKGAPATLAESPASPKKAPKTVVPKETSAIPSSQRAPKTAAPKETSATSSPQRASKAAAPSSKGVTVASLETPSPRKTPKMSGPKETPTVPPPEGVTAGPLEIPSSPRKAPKMAGPKEIPAKPSPQGVTAVPLEISPSSKKTSKTAAPKENAAISCPKKSPKAAAPEETSTQSLEGVTSTPLETAPFSQKAPKMAGPKETSAVSPEGVTIVPQENPPTPQKASATAASRAIPADTQGVAVSPRETPVTTAAPPVKNPSSHKKAPVPVALEEAPAALSSSKSPKTPSSKKAPKNSAPREFPASPSLEVAPTSLPERAPFPQKAPAAVVPKEKSTAQSITPVSTKAPAALSPGGASTALAVASLSPSPPGKVSSFTKTPAPTSPEGAPDVPSPPKAPATETNKEISTTLSPKGAPTISSVGPVSPREVSAASSSCPKETSETSASKGVLAPTVNAPSAPKKAPSSKEVPILSTITSSFPKDSPTSPASVTRSTGTVDPQASEKLPAKKDPTALKEVLAAPAPESALVCTAPLQKGLRAKKNSASPKCSDPSAKKDTKGLLSTVAPAPLTVPVEKDSSKTTKALPVVPAKDSDCLHSPKSPVDASPESQITPPLAAVTSDKALPEAGSAASVAPKPTAPASLTPAPSPVPPLLPKQPFLQSSPGSVLESPSKLPAPAEEDELPPLIPPEAVSGGVPFQPVLVNMPTPKPAGIPAPAPSAKQPVLKNNKGSGTESDSDESVPELEEQDSTQTTTQQAQLAAAAEIDEEPVSKAKQSRSEKKARKAMSKLGLRQVTGVTRVTIRKSKNILFVITKPDVYKSPASDTYIVFGEAKIEDLSQQAQLAAAEKFKVQGEAVSNIQENTQTPTVQEESEEEEVDETGVEVKDIELVMSQANVSRAKAVRALKNNSNDIVNAIMELTM